In Paenibacillus sp. G2S3, a single window of DNA contains:
- the dhaK gene encoding dihydroxyacetone kinase subunit DhaK: MKKIMNKPETLVREMCNGLVLAHPELDFNDKFKVISKKEINSDKVTLISGGGSGHEPAHAGFVGSGMLDAAVCGDVFASPSQIQVYQAIRRSASQKGTLLIIKNYSGDIMNFKNAAHLASEDGIQVEYVKVDDDIAVEDSLYTVGKRGVAGTVLVHKVAGAAAEAGLSLTEVKEAAQHAIDHVRTIGFAFTSCTVPAKGTPTFHIEEEEMEYGVGIHGEPGIRREKAVSADELAQRMVTSLLSNLQMNDETQQEVAVLVNGFGGTPLQELYLLNNSVIRELTAKNKKVFKVFVGNYMTSIDMAGASVSIMKLDETLKKWLSAPCDTPALSVKGSFEPVNYTEVIKEEKADSTVSFKNNTDAEAAVIKNNQFSLQNIVYLIDQMSEVIIENEVPFCELDAHAGDGDFGMSVAKGFKQLKVEWEDILANHLSNIGDFLDACSLIIMEHCGGASGPIWGSGFRAASKTAQQKQELSIQEFADMMQAVVKGIQDTGERSFGRGAVVGDKTLIDALVPFADAWTQSADQSEEFKLAAIKAAEAAVLGARKTSDIVARMGRAGTVGERSIGYPDAGAYALGVIFTELAKAMR; encoded by the coding sequence ATGAAGAAAATTATGAATAAGCCGGAAACGCTAGTCCGGGAAATGTGTAATGGACTTGTCTTAGCGCATCCGGAGCTGGATTTTAACGATAAATTTAAAGTAATTTCTAAAAAAGAGATCAACTCCGATAAAGTTACACTTATTAGCGGTGGTGGAAGTGGGCATGAACCGGCCCATGCCGGGTTCGTAGGTAGCGGTATGCTGGATGCAGCCGTGTGTGGCGATGTGTTTGCTTCTCCATCTCAGATTCAAGTTTATCAAGCGATCCGCCGATCTGCGAGTCAAAAGGGAACACTGCTTATTATTAAGAACTACAGCGGCGACATCATGAACTTTAAAAATGCGGCCCATCTCGCAAGCGAAGACGGCATACAAGTGGAATATGTCAAGGTGGACGATGACATTGCCGTCGAGGACAGTCTCTATACGGTAGGGAAACGAGGGGTTGCCGGAACGGTTCTTGTTCATAAGGTAGCCGGGGCTGCAGCAGAAGCTGGACTGTCCCTGACAGAAGTGAAAGAAGCGGCGCAGCATGCGATTGACCATGTTCGCACCATCGGCTTCGCCTTTACTTCTTGCACCGTTCCTGCCAAAGGAACCCCGACGTTTCATATCGAAGAGGAAGAGATGGAATACGGTGTCGGTATTCACGGTGAACCTGGAATACGCAGAGAAAAAGCCGTGTCAGCAGATGAACTGGCGCAGCGGATGGTTACATCTTTACTGAGTAACTTGCAAATGAATGATGAGACGCAGCAAGAAGTTGCTGTTCTAGTCAACGGATTTGGTGGAACACCACTGCAAGAGCTTTATTTGTTGAATAATTCTGTGATCCGTGAATTAACGGCCAAGAATAAGAAAGTGTTTAAAGTATTTGTGGGCAACTATATGACCAGCATCGATATGGCTGGCGCATCAGTGTCGATTATGAAGCTGGATGAGACGCTAAAGAAATGGTTGTCTGCTCCGTGCGATACACCAGCATTGTCGGTAAAAGGTTCATTTGAGCCTGTGAACTATACGGAAGTCATCAAGGAAGAGAAAGCAGACAGCACGGTATCCTTTAAGAATAATACGGATGCTGAAGCAGCGGTAATTAAGAACAACCAGTTTTCCTTGCAAAATATCGTATATTTGATCGATCAAATGAGTGAGGTCATTATCGAGAATGAAGTACCGTTTTGCGAGCTGGACGCCCACGCCGGAGATGGTGATTTTGGGATGAGTGTAGCCAAGGGCTTTAAGCAGTTGAAAGTAGAATGGGAAGATATTCTAGCTAATCATCTCAGCAATATCGGTGACTTCCTTGATGCTTGTTCATTGATCATTATGGAGCATTGTGGAGGAGCTTCTGGACCGATCTGGGGATCGGGCTTCCGCGCAGCGAGTAAGACTGCACAGCAGAAGCAGGAGTTATCCATTCAGGAATTTGCCGATATGATGCAAGCCGTCGTCAAAGGAATTCAAGATACGGGCGAAAGATCTTTCGGGAGAGGTGCTGTCGTTGGAGACAAGACTTTAATTGATGCGCTTGTACCCTTTGCAGATGCCTGGACACAAAGCGCCGATCAAAGCGAAGAATTTAAGCTGGCAGCTATCAAAGCTGCTGAGGCGGCAGTTCTCGGTGCCCGGAAGACTTCGGATATCGTTGCCCGTATGGGAAGAGCAGGCACGGTAGGTGAACGCAGCATTGGTTATCCGGATGCGGGAGCTTACGCGCTTGGGGTTATTTTCACAGAGCTAGCTAAAGCGATGAGATAA
- a CDS encoding AraC family transcriptional regulator translates to MTRKSIHNIYNGYFNALFETPAIRDTTERMHFSQPSDHGYVDRVITPSGIEIVDSEYRFTEDRLVRVQSEAAMIELSFCLQGSGEVHVTDNSHELVPDSCSLQLMRDFQAEFHYRSAEPIRLLSIGVPVTLFDSWMVEQGSPRTCSLSGLLDTQSFRMFRMPILPETSRLLVQLRDCPYHISMRRLSAEGKALELLSAYFGAFLFEQKHTKRSLHLSRTDRESVRRARDIILEQMANPPSLIELSKLAGINEYKLKVGFKEEYGTTVFAYLRNKRLEKAWEIMRSGDSSVSQTATMVGYNNFSHFAEAFRKQYGINPSEIIKKR, encoded by the coding sequence ATGACAAGAAAATCAATTCATAACATCTATAACGGGTATTTCAATGCATTGTTTGAGACACCGGCTATAAGGGACACCACAGAGCGAATGCATTTTTCACAACCTAGTGACCATGGATACGTCGATAGGGTTATCACACCTTCCGGGATCGAAATTGTAGATAGTGAATACCGTTTCACTGAGGATCGTTTAGTCCGTGTTCAATCCGAAGCAGCTATGATTGAGCTGAGCTTTTGTCTACAGGGCAGTGGAGAAGTTCATGTAACAGACAACAGTCACGAGTTAGTGCCCGACAGTTGTTCGTTGCAGCTCATGCGAGATTTCCAAGCCGAATTTCACTACCGTAGTGCTGAACCCATCCGTTTACTATCCATAGGTGTACCAGTAACACTGTTCGATTCGTGGATGGTAGAGCAAGGATCTCCACGTACATGCAGTTTATCCGGGCTGTTAGATACACAATCTTTTCGTATGTTCCGTATGCCTATTCTTCCAGAAACCTCTCGACTATTGGTACAATTGAGAGATTGCCCATATCATATCTCGATGCGTAGGTTATCCGCAGAGGGTAAGGCATTAGAACTCCTTTCCGCATATTTCGGCGCTTTTCTTTTTGAACAGAAGCATACAAAACGTAGCTTGCATTTATCTCGCACTGACCGTGAAAGCGTTAGGAGAGCCAGAGATATCATACTCGAGCAAATGGCAAACCCTCCATCACTCATTGAGCTGTCCAAGCTGGCGGGTATTAACGAATACAAATTAAAAGTTGGTTTTAAGGAAGAGTACGGTACGACTGTATTTGCCTATTTACGGAACAAACGTTTAGAAAAAGCATGGGAAATCATGCGTTCCGGGGACAGTAGTGTTAGTCAAACCGCGACGATGGTAGGTTACAACAACTTTAGCCATTTTGCGGAGGCGTTTCGGAAGCAGTACGGAATAAATCCTTCTGAAATAATAAAAAAACGTTAG
- a CDS encoding ABC transporter substrate-binding protein: MFSLKRISFVGIALFMMVMLYGCGNSGQEAQGESSQSALKSESVATNSFETRTIKDAKGDVEIPVNPVRIADISGSTEELLVLGYKPVITGNTDMANSLEITPILKKELPDVTPVGWFQTEVNLEAISAASPDLILAGPTQEKIYDQLNMIAPTVRVPYGFNAFRERFAFVAEVLDKKTEKDEWLKAYDQRAQELHDQITKITNEETFAVIEATEKEIRIYSRTGIADMIFNDLGLLIAPGTPEPDPWGGKVTSLEALSTFNPDHIILLSDNDQNVLDQSKVWSSLKAVKSNNIYRMTSRQNYNEAFFALGKEALLEQIAEQIKEHINK; encoded by the coding sequence ATGTTCAGTTTAAAACGTATCTCTTTTGTCGGAATCGCCTTATTCATGATGGTGATGTTGTACGGATGTGGGAATTCAGGGCAGGAGGCTCAAGGAGAAAGCTCCCAAAGTGCGCTGAAATCTGAATCCGTCGCTACGAATTCCTTCGAAACACGTACCATCAAGGACGCCAAGGGAGATGTTGAAATACCGGTAAACCCGGTTAGAATTGCCGATATCTCTGGCTCAACCGAAGAACTTTTGGTGCTAGGATATAAACCTGTGATTACCGGGAATACAGACATGGCTAATTCACTGGAAATCACGCCTATTCTAAAAAAAGAACTGCCAGATGTAACGCCTGTTGGATGGTTTCAAACGGAAGTTAACTTGGAAGCGATCAGTGCAGCAAGTCCTGACTTAATACTGGCAGGGCCTACGCAAGAGAAAATCTATGATCAACTAAATATGATTGCTCCAACAGTAAGGGTTCCTTATGGCTTTAATGCTTTTAGAGAGCGATTTGCCTTTGTTGCAGAGGTACTTGATAAAAAAACAGAAAAGGATGAGTGGCTGAAGGCCTATGATCAACGTGCTCAAGAGCTGCATGATCAAATCACAAAGATAACTAATGAAGAAACGTTTGCGGTAATCGAAGCAACTGAGAAAGAAATTCGGATTTATTCCCGCACAGGCATTGCAGATATGATTTTTAATGATCTTGGATTACTCATCGCGCCAGGTACACCGGAACCAGACCCATGGGGAGGCAAAGTAACAAGTCTAGAAGCACTGTCTACCTTTAATCCAGACCATATCATTTTATTATCTGATAATGACCAGAATGTTCTCGACCAAAGTAAGGTCTGGAGTAGCTTAAAAGCTGTAAAATCGAATAATATATATCGCATGACAAGCAGACAAAATTACAATGAAGCATTCTTTGCATTAGGGAAAGAGGCGTTGCTGGAGCAAATCGCTGAACAAATCAAGGAACATATCAACAAGTAA
- a CDS encoding glycerophosphodiester phosphodiesterase: protein MQRIQHSKMYFIFIHIFLLILLCTSMYAYSPWIRTKVKEILEPADKVYTIAHRGASGYAPENTIPAFELAINMKTDYIELDIQLTKDRVPVVIHDETINRTTNGMGYVKNFTLEELSKLDAGTWFNEQYPMFARDQYAGLRIPTLEEVFERFGKDVDYMIEIKDPALNPNIETILNEQIEKYNLSDHVSIHSFSESSLRKLHSINPEIPLYQIVWYNIPVYKVPESFINRVKTYAVGISPNFQRINSSYVAQVKNSGLKVFPYTVNYQVNMDKAVVWGVDGVHTNFPDRFNEVIKNNKK from the coding sequence ATGCAAAGGATTCAACATTCTAAAATGTACTTTATATTTATTCACATATTTTTGTTGATCTTATTATGTACCTCAATGTATGCCTATTCTCCATGGATTCGTACGAAAGTGAAGGAAATTCTAGAGCCTGCGGACAAAGTCTATACCATTGCTCACCGTGGCGCTTCGGGATATGCTCCTGAGAATACTATACCTGCATTCGAACTAGCCATTAATATGAAGACCGATTATATCGAGTTAGACATTCAGTTAACTAAGGATCGTGTTCCTGTTGTTATTCACGATGAGACTATTAATCGCACGACAAATGGGATGGGTTATGTTAAGAATTTCACCTTAGAGGAGCTGTCGAAATTAGACGCTGGCACATGGTTTAACGAACAGTATCCCATGTTTGCTAGGGATCAATATGCTGGATTACGTATTCCGACTTTAGAAGAGGTATTTGAAAGGTTTGGAAAAGACGTGGACTATATGATTGAGATTAAAGATCCCGCTTTGAATCCGAATATCGAAACCATATTAAACGAACAAATTGAAAAATATAATCTGTCTGATCATGTTTCCATACATTCATTTAGTGAGTCGAGTTTACGTAAGCTTCATTCGATTAACCCAGAGATCCCGCTTTATCAAATTGTTTGGTATAATATTCCGGTTTATAAAGTTCCAGAATCTTTTATCAATCGGGTAAAAACTTACGCGGTTGGTATTAGTCCTAACTTTCAAAGAATAAATTCGTCCTATGTTGCACAGGTGAAAAATTCTGGTCTAAAGGTATTTCCGTACACAGTAAATTATCAAGTCAATATGGACAAAGCCGTGGTTTGGGGTGTAGACGGGGTACATACCAATTTTCCTGACCGTTTTAATGAAGTGATTAAGAATAATAAAAAGTGA
- a CDS encoding AraC family transcriptional regulator, whose product MLDYDKHLQEPMDMPNPEFPIKVHTQRFNQEGVMLFPHHWHEHLEFLFIESGEAVFECGRTPINVRAGDLVAVNSNELHYGVSASSDLLYYAIIVDTSLLHSAVSDAAETKFIAPIQQNQLLLRNHIRGDQHITDCALAIIRELELREFGYELAVKSELYRLLTLLLRRHIVTVLSQADQERRIQTVERFAPVLRYIDTHYQEPIQVDELAALTGLSRFHFSRLFKELTGHTISEYINAVRLDRADYLLRHTQLTISEIATTTGFSDIYYFSRTFKKHRKVTPSSVRGF is encoded by the coding sequence ATGTTGGACTATGATAAACATCTACAGGAACCCATGGACATGCCAAATCCCGAGTTTCCGATTAAAGTACATACCCAGCGCTTCAACCAAGAGGGAGTTATGTTGTTCCCACATCATTGGCATGAGCATCTTGAGTTTCTGTTTATTGAAAGCGGTGAGGCTGTTTTTGAATGCGGACGAACACCGATCAACGTAAGGGCTGGTGATTTAGTTGCAGTAAACAGCAACGAGCTGCATTATGGGGTGAGCGCTTCTTCTGATTTATTGTATTATGCGATTATTGTAGATACTTCTTTACTGCATAGTGCAGTAAGCGACGCTGCCGAGACCAAGTTCATCGCCCCGATTCAGCAGAACCAGCTGCTGTTGCGTAATCATATCCGAGGTGATCAGCACATTACAGACTGTGCACTGGCGATTATTAGGGAACTGGAACTTCGCGAATTTGGATATGAGCTGGCCGTCAAGTCCGAGCTATACCGCCTGCTAACGCTGCTACTCCGCAGACATATCGTCACCGTACTCTCACAGGCTGATCAAGAAAGACGTATTCAGACCGTTGAACGCTTCGCGCCTGTTTTACGTTATATCGATACCCATTACCAGGAACCGATTCAAGTTGACGAACTTGCGGCACTAACAGGACTAAGCCGTTTCCATTTCAGTCGTCTCTTCAAGGAATTAACTGGGCATACGATATCGGAATATATAAATGCTGTCCGTTTAGACCGTGCAGATTATTTGCTAAGGCATACCCAGCTAACGATATCTGAAATCGCTACCACTACTGGCTTCAGCGATATCTACTATTTCAGCCGGACTTTCAAAAAACATAGAAAAGTAACCCCTAGCAGTGTGAGAGGGTTTTAG
- a CDS encoding Gfo/Idh/MocA family oxidoreductase, protein MDMIKIGVIGTGSISGMHLSAYRNNPQTTIYAVCDLNEERVRAVATEYNVEKVYTDYRELLANPEIAAVSICTWNNSHAEISIAALEAGKHVLVEKPLCRTVEEALQVQQAVEKSGKILQVGFVRRYDSNAQLLQTLVEQGEFGEIYYAKATTFRRLGNPGGWFSDIERSGGGPLIDIGVHVIDLCWYLMGRPNPVSVSANTYRKLGNRSNIKNLSFYKAADYDAANNTVEDLANALIRFENGASLMVDVSFTLHAKEDERSVRLYGDKGGFEIDPEIVIVKEQSDTIVNTYPQTDHKGFEFNSAFQNEINHFANNISNGSTPISPVQDGVTIMKILGAIYESAAKGEEVKL, encoded by the coding sequence ATGGATATGATCAAAATTGGCGTAATAGGTACGGGCTCTATCTCCGGCATGCACTTAAGTGCTTATCGGAATAATCCGCAGACCACCATATATGCGGTATGTGACCTGAATGAAGAGCGTGTACGCGCTGTTGCTACTGAGTACAACGTCGAAAAAGTATACACGGATTATCGTGAATTGCTGGCTAATCCCGAAATAGCTGCAGTCAGCATCTGCACATGGAACAACTCTCATGCTGAGATCAGCATCGCGGCACTTGAGGCAGGCAAGCATGTACTTGTGGAAAAGCCGCTTTGCCGCACGGTTGAAGAAGCGCTTCAGGTTCAGCAGGCAGTTGAAAAGAGCGGTAAGATTTTGCAAGTAGGCTTTGTAAGACGTTATGACTCCAATGCTCAGCTACTTCAGACATTGGTGGAGCAAGGAGAATTCGGCGAAATCTACTATGCGAAGGCAACGACGTTCCGGAGACTTGGCAATCCCGGGGGCTGGTTCAGTGATATTGAACGTTCCGGCGGCGGACCACTGATTGATATCGGCGTACATGTGATCGATCTATGCTGGTATTTGATGGGCCGTCCGAATCCAGTATCAGTAAGTGCCAATACCTACCGGAAGCTCGGCAATCGTTCTAATATCAAGAATCTTTCTTTCTATAAAGCCGCTGATTACGACGCAGCGAACAATACGGTGGAAGATTTAGCAAATGCACTAATTCGCTTTGAGAATGGAGCTTCGCTGATGGTCGATGTTAGCTTTACACTGCATGCCAAGGAAGACGAGCGCTCGGTGCGCCTGTACGGTGACAAGGGTGGTTTTGAAATTGATCCTGAGATAGTCATCGTTAAAGAACAGTCGGATACGATCGTCAATACCTATCCGCAGACCGATCATAAGGGGTTTGAGTTTAACAGTGCATTCCAGAATGAGATTAATCATTTTGCGAACAACATCAGCAACGGCTCTACACCGATTAGTCCTGTGCAGGACGGCGTTACAATCATGAAGATTCTCGGCGCGATCTATGAATCCGCTGCCAAAGGCGAAGAGGTGAAACTATGA
- a CDS encoding sugar phosphate isomerase/epimerase family protein has product MKLGISTYSLHSAFSTGELTLEGVIETIADLGAEHAEIVPLGINLVENPELIDQIVRTAAGRGLELSNYAIGANFSGLETAERQREVERVKREVDVCAALGIQRMRHDVASSNDLSITHFLEELPRLAEACREIADYAAGLGITTSVENHGYFIQHSDRVQALVHAVGRDNFRTTLDIGNFLCADENPLIAVTNNIKLASMVHFKDFYIRPQDRQPGEGWFQSTGGNWLRGAIVGQGDIDMPSVIRIVKESGYDGYISVEFEGMEECRKGTRLGLQYIKRVWNQI; this is encoded by the coding sequence ATGAAGCTAGGAATCAGTACCTACAGTTTGCATTCAGCTTTTTCAACGGGTGAGCTCACGCTTGAAGGAGTCATTGAGACGATCGCCGATCTGGGCGCGGAGCATGCGGAGATTGTACCCTTGGGCATCAATTTGGTTGAGAATCCTGAGCTAATTGATCAGATTGTACGAACGGCAGCGGGTCGTGGACTAGAGTTGTCCAATTATGCCATCGGGGCAAACTTTTCTGGGCTGGAGACAGCGGAAAGACAGCGGGAAGTCGAGCGGGTAAAGCGGGAAGTAGACGTCTGTGCGGCATTAGGTATTCAGCGTATGCGGCATGATGTAGCCTCGTCAAATGATCTATCAATCACGCATTTTTTGGAAGAGCTTCCACGTTTGGCTGAAGCCTGCCGAGAAATTGCCGATTATGCCGCAGGTCTGGGCATTACGACCAGCGTGGAGAATCATGGATACTTTATTCAGCACAGCGATCGTGTACAGGCGTTGGTTCACGCTGTAGGAAGAGATAACTTCCGTACAACACTCGACATTGGGAACTTCCTGTGCGCAGATGAGAATCCACTTATTGCTGTGACTAACAATATTAAGCTTGCTTCGATGGTACATTTTAAAGATTTCTATATTCGTCCGCAGGATCGCCAGCCTGGCGAAGGTTGGTTCCAGTCCACTGGTGGGAACTGGTTGAGGGGTGCCATCGTTGGTCAAGGAGACATCGACATGCCGAGTGTAATTCGAATCGTTAAGGAAAGCGGTTACGACGGATATATCTCTGTAGAATTTGAGGGAATGGAAGAGTGCCGTAAGGGGACAAGACTCGGGCTCCAATACATCAAGCGGGTTTGGAACCAAATTTAA
- a CDS encoding sugar phosphate isomerase/epimerase family protein, giving the protein MVKPIITNKIGVIVDSFQVGVKEGLRKAKEAGADGVQIYAVQGEFDPANLSPSARREWKEYIASLGLEISALVGDLGGHGFQDPAQNRAKIEKSKRIMELAKELGTDIVTTHIGIVPSDPASKIYETMHIACEELSRYAHEMNSYFAIETGPEPAARLKTFLDGLGSKGVSVNFDPANMVMVTGDDPVQGVHTLKDYIVHTHAKDGLKLADIDPRDVYGQYGYEAPALDHEKIAEMAETGSAFREVPLGAGSVDWNNYLQALNDIGYTGFLTIEREVGTNPEEDIRQAVNFLKAFRV; this is encoded by the coding sequence ATGGTTAAACCAATTATTACTAACAAAATCGGCGTTATCGTAGACAGTTTTCAGGTCGGAGTGAAAGAGGGATTGCGCAAGGCAAAAGAAGCAGGGGCTGATGGAGTTCAGATTTATGCGGTGCAAGGTGAATTTGATCCCGCAAACCTTTCTCCGTCTGCCCGCCGTGAATGGAAGGAATACATCGCTTCACTGGGTCTCGAAATCTCTGCCCTCGTTGGAGATTTAGGAGGACATGGCTTTCAGGACCCTGCACAGAACCGTGCCAAAATCGAAAAGTCCAAACGCATTATGGAGCTGGCCAAGGAGCTAGGTACAGATATAGTAACTACACATATCGGTATTGTTCCCTCTGACCCGGCCAGTAAAATTTATGAAACTATGCACATCGCCTGTGAGGAACTTAGCAGATACGCGCATGAGATGAATTCTTACTTTGCGATTGAGACTGGTCCAGAACCCGCTGCGCGTCTGAAGACGTTCCTCGACGGTTTGGGTTCCAAAGGGGTTTCTGTTAATTTCGATCCGGCCAATATGGTGATGGTGACTGGTGATGATCCCGTGCAAGGTGTTCATACACTAAAAGACTATATTGTACACACCCATGCTAAAGATGGTCTCAAACTTGCCGATATCGATCCGCGCGATGTGTACGGTCAATATGGTTATGAAGCACCAGCATTAGACCATGAGAAGATCGCTGAAATGGCCGAGACAGGCTCAGCATTTCGTGAAGTTCCGCTCGGAGCGGGTTCTGTTGATTGGAACAACTATCTGCAAGCGTTGAACGACATCGGTTATACAGGATTCCTGACCATAGAACGGGAAGTTGGTACTAATCCAGAGGAAGATATCCGCCAGGCTGTGAATTTCTTAAAGGCTTTTCGGGTCTGA
- a CDS encoding GNAT family N-acetyltransferase — translation MSQKIIIREAENNDRDAIAEVMLDAYHQYSEVMPEPLWLEYRKSLLESVHGDAPIVRIIAEIDKKIIGSALLFSSSETAYGKPELGIHSPILRLLAVSPSARGLGVATQLIHEAARRSRDLGATTLNLHTSEMMASAIKLYQRLGFKRAYETDLMNGETLVQGFRLDLLSSLSTIAGQ, via the coding sequence ATGTCACAAAAGATTATTATTCGTGAAGCCGAGAACAATGACCGTGATGCCATCGCAGAAGTAATGTTGGACGCATACCATCAATATTCCGAGGTCATGCCTGAGCCGTTGTGGCTTGAGTACCGGAAATCACTTCTTGAATCCGTCCATGGTGATGCCCCGATCGTGCGGATCATCGCTGAAATTGACAAGAAAATCATTGGTAGCGCACTCTTGTTCAGCTCCTCGGAAACGGCATACGGTAAACCAGAGCTAGGCATTCACTCCCCTATCCTACGTCTACTTGCCGTATCTCCGTCCGCTCGGGGTCTCGGCGTTGCAACCCAGCTAATTCATGAAGCTGCAAGAAGATCTCGCGATTTGGGTGCCACCACTTTAAATCTGCACACCTCAGAAATGATGGCTTCAGCCATTAAACTGTACCAGCGCTTGGGCTTCAAACGCGCATATGAGACCGATCTTATGAACGGCGAAACTCTGGTACAAGGCTTCCGACTTGATCTACTTTCCTCGCTCAGTACTATTGCAGGACAATAA
- a CDS encoding LysR family transcriptional regulator has translation MNIENIEAFVYINHYGSFNKAAEVLYISQPTVTARIQSLERELDCRVFDRLGKQISLTEKGKQFLPYAQQILQIYQNGKYQVQAKGHIPNELRIGSTVSVSNYLMPHLMLHLKRRYPHITIKLTTASTEVLIDKLKSKELDLAFIRKVVNPAIQAFPFCEDPISLYVEKGHRLAKAQRTSLEDIRQETLVFFECGSLDWMRLHRVFESMEQPPKIEYQVDNLETAKKLVLKKAGICFLPALSVQEEVAAGMLVRVDIAETEGISLRTSLISLNGENAEFIETLLELGIGKTGDRLIV, from the coding sequence ATGAACATTGAAAATATTGAGGCCTTTGTCTACATCAACCATTATGGAAGCTTCAATAAAGCGGCCGAAGTCCTATATATCTCACAGCCGACAGTTACAGCCCGGATTCAATCGCTAGAAAGGGAACTGGATTGCAGAGTGTTTGATCGGTTGGGTAAGCAGATTAGCCTAACGGAGAAAGGTAAGCAGTTTCTTCCTTATGCCCAGCAGATTCTCCAGATCTATCAGAACGGTAAATATCAGGTTCAGGCGAAGGGGCATATTCCGAATGAATTGAGAATCGGCAGTACCGTCTCGGTGTCCAATTATTTAATGCCGCATCTGATGCTTCATTTGAAGCGCAGGTATCCGCATATCACGATCAAGCTGACGACAGCTTCTACGGAAGTATTGATTGATAAGCTGAAATCGAAAGAGCTAGATCTGGCTTTTATCCGTAAGGTCGTAAATCCAGCCATTCAAGCCTTTCCTTTCTGCGAAGACCCCATTTCGCTGTATGTAGAGAAGGGGCATCGCTTAGCTAAGGCACAACGCACATCGCTGGAAGATATTCGCCAGGAGACGTTAGTCTTTTTTGAATGCGGGTCTTTGGATTGGATGCGACTGCATCGTGTATTTGAGAGCATGGAACAGCCGCCGAAGATTGAATATCAGGTGGATAACCTGGAAACGGCCAAAAAGCTTGTGTTGAAAAAAGCAGGTATCTGTTTCCTTCCGGCACTTAGTGTGCAAGAGGAAGTAGCAGCTGGGATGTTAGTACGGGTGGATATTGCGGAGACGGAAGGCATCTCCTTACGTACCAGCCTGATTTCACTAAATGGGGAGAACGCTGAATTCATAGAAACTCTACTTGAACTCGGGATTGGTAAAACGGGAGATCGACTAATTGTATAG
- a CDS encoding GNAT family N-acetyltransferase codes for MSETYRLAELKDAEILLEVTYRAYELIRELGLHWPAATADLALIEDNIATNECYVLEVDGTIVATITLSKEEDIKKISPLPFIKWFAAHPVYSNRGYGGKLLDWVEEHIIAGQLGSAAVTLATAKKHPWLVQMYERRGYERFLELDQQNGDGIMYLMKKTLTNKPQFIQRG; via the coding sequence ATGAGTGAGACATACAGACTGGCAGAACTGAAAGATGCGGAGATTTTGCTTGAGGTTACATATCGTGCGTATGAGCTGATTCGTGAGCTCGGGCTGCATTGGCCAGCGGCTACAGCTGACTTGGCACTTATTGAAGACAATATTGCTACGAATGAGTGTTATGTGCTTGAAGTTGATGGAACGATCGTTGCGACGATAACCCTCTCAAAAGAAGAAGATATTAAGAAGATTAGTCCATTGCCTTTTATTAAATGGTTCGCTGCACATCCGGTTTACAGTAACAGAGGTTATGGTGGAAAGCTTCTAGATTGGGTGGAAGAGCACATTATTGCTGGACAATTGGGTTCGGCTGCGGTCACGCTGGCAACGGCGAAGAAGCACCCATGGTTAGTTCAAATGTATGAACGCCGGGGGTATGAACGGTTTCTGGAGCTGGATCAGCAGAATGGTGATGGCATTATGTATCTGATGAAAAAAACACTAACAAACAAACCACAATTCATCCAAAGGGGATAG